The following proteins come from a genomic window of Kineosporia sp. NBRC 101731:
- a CDS encoding Z1 domain-containing protein, translated as MGRFSSAFAPEILQAFEAQWKADLEKVENGGVKIIAVNREPWYAGPHDDQFFWPALASKFKDEGWDEERINSVDSSSSTVVAHTPNPVSNAWKTRGLVVGYVQSGKTTNFTAVVAKLADVEYRMVIVLSGIHNGLRQQTQLRLNEYLVELNDDNWVTMTSDTSDFVKPTSSFPAMLGKNKVVLAVVKKNVAVLKKLIQWLEKTNARKALETAPVLVIDDEADQASVATGRINPLIRRLLELMPRSTYIGYTATPFANVFIDPSDDQDLYPRSFILNLPRPVGYFGPEKIFGRDTFDVDEEEVSGPDGAPPDGYDMVRHVPETDVPLLRPGGRESAEDFVPTMTTELKDAVHWFWLATAARRARKDLGHSTMLIHTSLKIAVHESYRPSLESMRDRAVRNLQDQDPAALDRWRVLWEKESARVPTEDFGRVQNSFEEVLKHLLEVLSATRVILDNFRSADRLDYSDPSVVAIAVGGNTLSRGLTLEGLVVSFFIRAARAYDTLLQMGRWFGYRTGYEDLPRIWTTPELASSFRHLALVEHEMRDDIDRYQRENLTPQEVAVRIRTHPSLLITAKMGAAQPAFVSFEGRRLQTRYFRTDDAHWLEANRNAADTLVNEAMVASEPEKLATATLLRDVPVSLIKAFLNSYQVHGDSPDLDHKMLLRYINARLIDAQPSLEKWSVALVDGDAKELVPIGGLQVSPVQRARLNDDDPERADIKTLMSKQDRVLDLGKSTGEARAMSEDKLVEARNADPVHRDRGLLVLYAIDKVSAPSKDEKPKKPGGRPTRAPLDALDTVIGLGIVFPGDRTAKKKVQATHVAVDLTDVESDDVDAAMDMDTEEAG; from the coding sequence ATGGGTCGATTCTCCTCCGCATTCGCTCCCGAGATCCTTCAAGCCTTCGAGGCGCAGTGGAAGGCCGATCTGGAGAAGGTCGAGAACGGCGGGGTGAAGATCATCGCGGTCAACCGCGAGCCCTGGTATGCCGGACCCCACGACGACCAGTTCTTCTGGCCGGCCCTCGCGAGCAAGTTCAAGGATGAAGGCTGGGACGAAGAGCGCATCAACTCGGTCGACTCCTCCTCCAGCACCGTGGTCGCGCACACCCCCAACCCGGTCTCCAACGCCTGGAAGACCAGGGGCCTGGTGGTCGGGTACGTCCAGAGCGGCAAGACCACGAACTTCACCGCCGTCGTCGCGAAGCTGGCTGACGTCGAGTACCGAATGGTCATTGTCCTTTCCGGTATCCACAACGGTCTGCGGCAACAGACTCAGCTGCGCCTGAACGAGTATCTCGTCGAACTGAACGACGACAACTGGGTCACCATGACCTCGGACACGAGCGACTTCGTCAAGCCCACCTCCAGCTTCCCGGCCATGCTGGGCAAGAACAAAGTTGTCCTCGCGGTCGTCAAGAAGAACGTCGCGGTCCTGAAGAAGCTTATCCAGTGGCTCGAGAAGACCAACGCCCGGAAGGCCCTGGAGACCGCGCCCGTGCTGGTGATCGACGACGAGGCGGACCAGGCCTCGGTCGCGACCGGACGGATCAACCCGCTCATCCGTCGGCTGCTGGAACTGATGCCCCGGTCGACCTACATCGGCTACACGGCAACTCCTTTCGCGAACGTCTTTATCGACCCGTCGGACGACCAGGATCTCTACCCGAGGTCGTTCATCCTCAACCTTCCTCGGCCGGTGGGGTACTTCGGCCCGGAGAAGATCTTCGGACGGGACACCTTCGACGTGGACGAGGAGGAGGTCTCCGGCCCGGACGGGGCGCCGCCGGACGGCTACGACATGGTCCGCCACGTCCCTGAGACCGACGTACCTCTACTGAGGCCGGGTGGGCGAGAGTCCGCCGAGGACTTCGTGCCGACGATGACGACCGAGCTCAAGGACGCGGTCCACTGGTTCTGGCTGGCCACGGCGGCGCGTCGGGCCCGCAAGGACCTCGGTCACAGCACCATGCTCATTCACACCTCGCTCAAGATCGCGGTGCACGAGTCCTACCGACCTTCCTTGGAAAGCATGCGCGACAGGGCGGTCCGGAACCTGCAGGATCAAGACCCCGCTGCGTTGGATCGTTGGCGTGTGCTGTGGGAGAAGGAGTCCGCTCGTGTCCCGACCGAGGACTTCGGTCGGGTCCAGAACTCGTTCGAGGAGGTCCTGAAGCACCTTCTCGAGGTACTCTCGGCCACCCGAGTGATCCTGGACAACTTCCGAAGCGCAGACCGTCTCGACTACTCTGACCCCTCGGTCGTGGCGATCGCCGTCGGTGGGAACACCCTTTCGCGAGGACTCACGCTTGAAGGGCTCGTCGTCAGCTTCTTCATCCGGGCCGCTCGGGCCTACGACACCCTGCTGCAGATGGGGCGTTGGTTCGGGTACCGGACCGGTTACGAGGATCTGCCACGGATCTGGACGACGCCGGAACTGGCTTCGTCCTTCCGCCATCTGGCCCTGGTCGAGCACGAGATGCGTGACGACATCGACCGGTACCAGCGCGAGAACCTGACCCCGCAGGAGGTCGCGGTCCGGATCAGAACGCATCCGTCCCTACTCATCACCGCGAAAATGGGAGCTGCGCAGCCAGCTTTCGTGTCCTTTGAAGGACGACGTCTGCAGACCCGCTACTTCCGTACCGACGACGCCCACTGGTTGGAGGCTAACCGGAACGCGGCAGACACCCTCGTCAACGAGGCCATGGTCGCCTCCGAGCCGGAGAAGCTGGCCACGGCGACACTGCTGCGCGACGTCCCGGTCTCCCTGATCAAGGCGTTCCTGAACAGCTACCAGGTGCACGGGGACTCCCCGGACCTCGATCACAAGATGCTCCTTCGATATATCAACGCCAGACTGATCGATGCGCAGCCTTCGCTGGAGAAGTGGTCCGTCGCCCTGGTCGACGGCGATGCGAAGGAACTGGTGCCGATCGGCGGTCTGCAGGTCAGCCCGGTCCAACGTGCCCGGCTCAACGACGACGATCCCGAGCGTGCCGACATCAAGACCTTGATGAGCAAGCAGGACCGCGTCCTTGACCTGGGCAAGTCGACCGGCGAAGCGCGCGCGATGAGCGAGGACAAACTGGTCGAAGCGCGTAACGCCGACCCCGTCCACCGCGACCGGGGTCTCCTCGTGCTGTACGCCATCGACAAGGTGAGTGCGCCGAGCAAGGACGAGAAACCTAAGAAGCCGGGCGGACGTCCGACGCGCGCGCCTCTGGACGCCCTGGACACGGTGATCGGGCTGGGGATCGTCTTTCCGGGTGACCGCACGGCCAAGAAGAAGGTTCAGGCTACCCACGTTGCCGTCGACCTGACTGATGTCGAGAGCGACGACGTGGACGCCGCGATGGACATGGATACGGAGGAAGCCGGATGA
- a CDS encoding AAA family ATPase codes for MTTNRTHHEILAYEKMVNESFLDWLNRKAGSSPVLPGKLHNGSMSLIGRVELAEYDPVVEGRDYYIGTHYRFEEGSPTVFSWAADGSAVFFGKANPETVRVRRSLESEGPHIVGVTDDWLVEQDAEAFSRSAPEALKAPMVPSPSVPGSRPVLTVPTPVVEQLEPSSPEPVEQPSPLSFLPAPRRGRCRAAIIDASQDVSAMRAGSAVRAALSAPRTEKLSSVLATLQPDQYELVVHKPHVPLAVQGHPGTGKTIVAAHRAAYLVHPARENQQLDKVLLIGPTEHYVHHVKYLVSELDVQDRVTTTSLDAILARIAGLPAVLPFSEREPDFDDISTETGGRVRDVVRRARAAGVLAADMKQARVQVWNMIKDNLIGDTPVTNRFDLKVWARLLPTYAEATGKRRLLPLLAVIGLELAALKDAKGYAHIIVDEVQDVTPLEWVIIRELNAGNGWTLVGDMQQRHSDLSHRSWQSLVQEVFSAHSLEGFEPAYLGRGYRSTEAILAYASKLLPVKERNVHSLQVEGLAPSVIEVAEAELGTGAVALVLELLKRHPEGSAAVIGVDVSSVNAAFRDARGWGQREAAGPWSLGSNRVSVLTPAMARGLEFDVVVVVEPADFTKKRGRNGQLYTSLTRANRDLGVVYSKPLPRGLAPAKPRSGRKTNTSKARVPSPRAARGISSFASPGRR; via the coding sequence GTGACCACCAACCGGACACACCACGAGATCCTTGCTTACGAAAAGATGGTTAATGAGTCATTCCTGGACTGGCTGAATCGCAAGGCCGGTAGCAGCCCTGTTCTGCCGGGCAAGCTACACAACGGCAGCATGAGTCTTATCGGAAGGGTCGAGCTGGCCGAGTACGACCCCGTGGTCGAGGGCCGCGACTACTACATCGGCACGCACTACCGTTTCGAAGAAGGTAGCCCTACCGTTTTCAGCTGGGCGGCTGACGGATCGGCGGTGTTCTTCGGAAAGGCGAATCCGGAGACAGTTCGGGTCCGACGTTCGTTGGAGTCCGAGGGCCCACACATCGTCGGGGTCACGGACGACTGGCTGGTGGAGCAGGACGCCGAGGCTTTCAGCCGGTCGGCGCCCGAAGCACTGAAGGCGCCTATGGTGCCATCACCGTCTGTCCCTGGCAGCCGTCCCGTTCTGACTGTACCGACACCGGTGGTCGAGCAGCTCGAACCGTCGTCGCCTGAGCCTGTTGAACAGCCATCACCATTGTCGTTCCTTCCAGCCCCTCGCCGCGGACGGTGTAGGGCGGCCATCATTGACGCCAGCCAGGATGTCAGCGCCATGCGGGCCGGTAGCGCTGTACGCGCCGCCTTGAGCGCCCCACGAACAGAAAAGCTGAGCTCTGTCCTGGCTACGCTGCAACCGGATCAGTACGAGCTCGTCGTGCACAAGCCGCACGTACCTCTGGCAGTCCAGGGCCACCCTGGCACCGGCAAAACCATCGTCGCGGCGCACCGTGCCGCGTACCTGGTGCATCCCGCCCGAGAAAATCAGCAGCTCGACAAGGTGCTGTTGATCGGGCCGACCGAGCATTACGTGCATCACGTGAAGTATCTCGTGAGCGAGCTCGACGTCCAGGACCGTGTCACCACCACCAGCCTGGACGCAATCCTCGCACGCATCGCCGGTCTGCCGGCCGTCCTGCCCTTCTCCGAGCGTGAACCTGACTTCGACGACATCAGTACCGAGACCGGCGGGCGGGTGCGTGACGTCGTACGCCGGGCCCGGGCCGCGGGGGTGCTCGCTGCGGACATGAAACAGGCGCGGGTTCAGGTGTGGAACATGATCAAGGACAATCTGATCGGTGACACGCCCGTGACAAACCGCTTCGATCTGAAGGTCTGGGCCCGTCTGCTGCCTACTTATGCCGAGGCCACTGGTAAGCGCCGGCTCCTTCCGCTTTTGGCCGTCATCGGCCTGGAGCTGGCAGCTCTCAAGGACGCGAAGGGCTACGCGCACATCATCGTGGACGAGGTCCAGGACGTGACGCCGCTGGAGTGGGTCATCATCCGAGAGCTCAACGCGGGCAACGGATGGACGCTCGTGGGCGATATGCAACAACGGCACAGCGACCTCAGCCACCGAAGCTGGCAGAGCCTGGTGCAGGAGGTGTTCTCCGCCCATTCTCTGGAGGGTTTCGAGCCCGCCTACCTCGGTCGCGGATACCGCTCCACCGAAGCGATCCTGGCCTACGCCAGCAAGCTGCTTCCGGTGAAGGAACGCAACGTGCACTCGTTGCAGGTGGAGGGACTGGCGCCGAGCGTCATCGAGGTTGCCGAGGCCGAGTTGGGGACAGGCGCCGTGGCCCTGGTCCTTGAGCTGTTGAAGCGTCATCCAGAGGGAAGCGCCGCCGTCATCGGGGTGGACGTCAGCTCCGTGAACGCCGCCTTTCGGGACGCACGAGGTTGGGGGCAGAGGGAGGCCGCCGGGCCCTGGAGCCTGGGATCCAACCGAGTCAGTGTGCTCACCCCAGCGATGGCCCGCGGCTTGGAATTCGATGTTGTGGTGGTGGTCGAGCCTGCGGATTTTACCAAGAAGCGCGGGCGCAACGGGCAGCTGTACACCAGCCTGACCCGCGCCAACCGCGATCTCGGAGTGGTCTACAGCAAGCCGCTACCGCGGGGACTGGCGCCGGCCAAACCCCGGTCTGGACGGAAGACGAACACGAGCAAGGCGAGGGTTCCCAGCCCTCGAGCGGCACGTGGGATCTCGAGCTTTGCCAGTCCTGGACGGCGGTAA
- a CDS encoding DUF3883 domain-containing protein, translating to MPLILAQNEVSLSGHAYGDRTGISYEYPPRYRSVIQPGERFIYYMGRRRLTGSNAPQAYFGSGLIGRVQTSSSDPQLLECEILDYRPFAEHLYFKKTDGSYRESRAAEQGGYFRNGVRIVSEATFDEILVAAEALAPEDQIASGRISVNYVTAETRDEIERYSVDVAKRELITQFPGQSILEMPHNNPGYDICVGNPLNPTRFVEVKGTQRVDPVFFLTEGERLFSDTHAERYHLIVVHGIDLLARTHRVSFRDGSLKGLAELEVTQWRGRLPWQRPS from the coding sequence GTGCCTCTGATCCTCGCCCAGAACGAAGTCAGCCTCTCCGGTCATGCGTACGGGGACAGAACCGGGATCTCGTACGAGTACCCGCCGCGCTACCGCAGCGTCATCCAACCCGGGGAGCGCTTCATCTACTACATGGGCAGGCGTCGGCTCACGGGGAGCAACGCTCCGCAGGCGTATTTCGGTTCAGGGCTGATCGGCCGAGTGCAGACCTCGTCCTCGGACCCACAATTGCTGGAGTGCGAGATCCTGGATTATCGGCCGTTTGCGGAGCATCTGTACTTCAAGAAGACGGACGGCTCCTACCGTGAATCGCGGGCAGCAGAACAAGGCGGCTATTTCCGCAACGGCGTGCGCATCGTGAGCGAGGCCACGTTCGACGAGATCCTGGTGGCGGCCGAAGCCCTAGCGCCCGAGGACCAGATCGCTTCCGGACGGATATCGGTTAACTATGTCACCGCCGAAACACGTGACGAGATCGAGCGCTACTCGGTCGACGTCGCCAAGCGGGAATTGATCACCCAGTTCCCCGGTCAATCCATCCTCGAGATGCCGCACAACAATCCGGGTTACGACATCTGTGTGGGCAATCCGCTGAACCCGACCCGGTTCGTCGAGGTCAAGGGCACTCAGCGCGTCGATCCCGTCTTCTTCCTGACGGAAGGGGAACGGCTGTTTTCGGACACCCATGCCGAGAGATACCACCTCATCGTTGTCCACGGCATCGACCTGTTAGCGCGAACGCACCGCGTCAGTTTCCGGGACGGATCGCTCAAGGGTCTTGCCGAACTTGAGGTGACCCAGTGGCGGGGACGACTTCCCTGGCAGAGGCCGTCATGA
- a CDS encoding PD-(D/E)XK motif protein has product MSALERAWAVLSPPSNSQYASFSLDLQLGESTVRVAVDREGVRHLLVPAAGEGLVSDNRPSVLQLRVQDLQFGGDFHTYVDLSCADAELHKEFDEVVKDVLDAVEEAEHPGAETLRTVARWRRLFRSRLVRGLSLQAKIGLFAELSVLSALLDRAPSLSIDCWTGPLRKPHDFEMPVRCLEVKGLGLERDGFTVHGLEQLDTHEDRPLDLVVVTVVPDPEGTSLEELIQQLRERVSGRGEFRRRLVASGWSEDQVQPAADFFSISSVVHVEVTDAVPRLVARDLLEGRLPNGLSELSYRVDLGELMAHASGISLPQLVERVLP; this is encoded by the coding sequence ATGAGCGCCCTTGAGCGTGCCTGGGCCGTCCTTTCCCCGCCCAGCAACAGTCAGTACGCCTCCTTCTCGCTGGATCTGCAGCTCGGTGAGTCGACGGTGCGCGTCGCCGTGGATCGCGAGGGTGTTCGGCACCTGCTCGTCCCGGCTGCGGGAGAAGGGCTGGTCTCCGACAACCGGCCCTCGGTCCTGCAACTGAGGGTCCAAGATCTGCAGTTCGGCGGCGATTTCCACACTTACGTCGATCTGTCCTGTGCCGATGCCGAACTACACAAAGAATTCGACGAGGTGGTCAAGGACGTCCTGGACGCAGTGGAGGAAGCCGAGCATCCGGGGGCCGAGACACTGCGCACAGTGGCCCGTTGGCGCCGCCTCTTCCGTTCCCGCCTGGTGCGAGGGCTCTCACTCCAGGCCAAGATCGGTCTGTTCGCAGAGCTGAGTGTCCTATCAGCGCTGCTGGACCGCGCCCCGTCCTTGTCGATCGACTGCTGGACCGGCCCTCTGCGCAAGCCGCACGACTTCGAGATGCCCGTCCGCTGCCTGGAGGTCAAGGGCTTGGGTCTCGAGAGAGATGGCTTCACGGTGCACGGTCTGGAACAACTGGACACGCACGAGGACCGTCCGCTGGATCTCGTCGTCGTCACCGTCGTTCCTGACCCCGAGGGAACGTCGCTGGAAGAGCTGATCCAGCAGTTGCGTGAGCGCGTCTCCGGACGCGGTGAGTTCCGCCGTCGGCTCGTGGCCTCCGGTTGGTCCGAGGACCAGGTGCAACCCGCGGCGGACTTTTTCTCGATCTCCTCTGTGGTTCACGTGGAGGTCACCGATGCCGTGCCCCGTCTTGTGGCGCGCGACCTTCTCGAGGGACGACTCCCGAACGGTCTGTCCGAGCTGAGCTACCGCGTCGACCTGGGTGAGTTGATGGCTCATGCCTCGGGCATCTCGTTGCCCCAACTGGTCGAGCGGGTGCTGCCGTGA